From Streptomyces sp. NBC_00775, one genomic window encodes:
- a CDS encoding HSP90 family protein encodes MDSQTSQPSQAPQSPHTFQVDLRGLVDLLSHHLYSSPKVYLRELLQNAVDAITARRAEQPHAPATVRLYAEGGALRVEDSGVGLTESDVHNLLATIGRSSKRNDGLESARSDFLGQFGIGLLACFVVAERIRVVSRSARTPDAAPVEWTAADDGSYTVRTLPHEARTEPGTTVHLVARAGAGEWLSEERVRSLARDFGSLLPYDVRVGDEVIADLPAPWDRPYASPATRRVALARHCHDLFGFTPLDSIDLDVPLAGIRGVAYVLPSAVSPAQRAGHRVHLKGMLLTERAEQLLPDWAFFVRCVLDTDSLRPTASRESLYEDETLAAVREALGERIRSWLTGLAAGDPERLEAFLSVHYLGVKSLARHDREMLRTMLPWLPFETTDGRLSLEEFAQRHPVVHFTRTVEEYRQVAPIASAQGVGVINGGYTYDSELIEALPSVRPGTVVSELDADTVTAHLDAVDPAEELALSAFLAAARAKLDPLGCDVVLRAFHPLSVPALHLDDRAARHEQARAEAEEQADDLWAGILGSLRGSAPRARLVLNHLNPLIRRISSLNDPELIGTATESLYGQALLMAQRPLRPADSALLNRAFIGLLEWATHTDPGKDDRR; translated from the coding sequence ATGGACTCCCAGACTTCACAGCCATCACAGGCACCCCAGTCACCTCATACGTTCCAGGTCGACCTGCGCGGTTTGGTGGACCTGCTCTCCCATCATCTCTACTCCAGTCCCAAGGTCTATCTGCGCGAACTGCTGCAGAACGCCGTGGACGCGATCACCGCGCGCCGCGCCGAGCAGCCCCATGCCCCGGCCACCGTGCGCCTGTACGCCGAGGGCGGCGCCCTGCGGGTGGAGGACTCCGGTGTGGGGCTCACCGAGTCCGACGTGCACAACCTCCTCGCGACGATCGGGCGCAGCTCCAAGCGGAACGACGGTCTGGAGTCGGCCCGGTCCGACTTCCTGGGGCAGTTCGGCATCGGGTTGCTGGCGTGTTTCGTCGTCGCCGAACGCATCCGCGTCGTCAGCCGCAGCGCGCGGACGCCCGACGCAGCGCCCGTGGAGTGGACGGCGGCCGACGACGGCTCGTACACCGTGCGCACGCTGCCGCACGAGGCGCGCACCGAACCGGGCACCACCGTGCACCTGGTGGCGCGCGCCGGGGCCGGCGAGTGGCTGAGCGAGGAGCGGGTCCGGTCGCTGGCGCGGGACTTCGGGTCGCTGCTGCCGTACGACGTGCGCGTCGGCGACGAGGTGATCGCGGACCTTCCGGCGCCCTGGGATCGTCCTTATGCGAGCCCTGCCACCCGAAGGGTGGCGCTGGCACGGCACTGCCACGACCTGTTCGGTTTCACGCCGCTGGACTCGATCGACCTGGACGTGCCGCTCGCCGGGATCCGGGGCGTGGCGTACGTCCTGCCGTCCGCGGTCAGCCCGGCCCAGCGGGCGGGCCACCGCGTGCACCTGAAGGGCATGCTGCTCACCGAGCGGGCCGAACAGCTGCTGCCCGACTGGGCGTTCTTCGTGCGCTGCGTCCTCGACACGGACAGCCTGCGGCCCACCGCGTCGCGGGAGTCGCTGTACGAGGACGAGACGCTCGCGGCCGTACGGGAAGCGCTGGGCGAAAGGATTCGCTCCTGGCTGACCGGGCTCGCGGCGGGTGACCCGGAGCGCCTGGAGGCCTTCCTCTCCGTCCACTACCTGGGCGTGAAGTCCCTGGCGCGGCACGACAGGGAAATGCTGCGCACGATGCTGCCGTGGCTGCCCTTCGAGACGACCGACGGGCGGCTGTCCCTGGAGGAGTTCGCGCAGCGGCACCCGGTGGTGCACTTCACGCGGACCGTGGAGGAGTACCGGCAGGTCGCGCCGATCGCCTCCGCGCAGGGCGTCGGGGTGATCAACGGCGGCTACACGTACGACAGCGAGCTGATCGAGGCGCTGCCGTCGGTGCGTCCGGGCACGGTCGTGTCGGAGCTGGACGCCGACACCGTGACGGCGCACCTGGACGCGGTCGACCCGGCCGAGGAACTGGCTCTGTCGGCCTTCCTGGCAGCCGCGCGGGCCAAACTCGACCCGCTGGGCTGCGATGTGGTCCTGCGCGCCTTCCACCCGCTGTCGGTCCCGGCGCTGCACCTGGACGACCGGGCGGCCCGCCACGAGCAGGCCCGCGCGGAGGCGGAGGAGCAGGCCGACGACCTGTGGGCGGGCATTCTCGGCTCGCTGCGGGGCAGCGCTCCACGCGCGCGTCTGGTCCTCAACCACCTCAACCCGCTGATCCGAAGGATCAGTTCACTCAATGACCCGGAGCTGATAGGCACCGCCACCGAGTCCCTCTACGGGCAAGCCCTCCTCATGGCGCAGCGCCCCCTGCGGCCGGCCGACTCCGCGCTCCTCAACCGCGCGTTCATCGGCCTCCTGGAGTGGGCCACCCACACCGACCCCGGGAAGGACGACCGCCGATGA
- a CDS encoding tetratricopeptide repeat protein has protein sequence MSQAMDFDTLRQAMADNYEQPEGPARNARAEQLLVEAEKLNIPLAVIEALGHQLKVYNYSSEKDKMFVPFARLLRMWDERPEDFDEYEIHSLHWVFKWMSAGMLDQPHIPLASIEKWLGEMEHRYRLAGHSERAVRGAEFSVAAHLGDLERAERAYTAWLAADRDTMADCHACELHSQGWWRAVRGADAEALELWGPVLEGEYTCAHEPHTVLASSLLPLLRLGRVDEARAHHLRGFRLVRPMESMRGAYADHVEFCALSGNEARALELLAERPSYFTDSGDPRSKLDFMAVTALLMDRLTGLGLGDQAVPGPAGRAWTSGELAVHARGEALSLAARFDARNGTSYVSERARARMDQPALVDRLPLGVRSTRPARAGQRPTAPVPLPRSVTEAAAVASSEPDLSALLTEARRLSALRSPEAVAAWAAVSRAAEGHELDLRDRAEIADHAAMERGPEGIELFHRAAELYAEAGDPGEALAARSRAAYIHSLSGATEEALTAASELYEKVLALFEEGGTGVSQTASVLVGRARILMHRVDEAEEGAGAAAAGSAEAGGDVVAAAEEASRELLALAEPHVADVPLASRAAEAQAMLGELAARSGDAEEATDRLSLAVETFVAAGLPWFAVEYDSRLAGIALRLGDTDRAERAARAALDHSGAYLEPMGQAQLHLQLAEILGTSGQLRTASEHALEAAHWADEAGQAGTLGAWARHQLGGFLLRQGRWAEAAEVLESALPDLTADMHGDGAIVQTRWWLGDCLTELGEHREAAEHWLRAADIAQHWPEQRDHAMLAHLAAEALGHAGLTAQADQAYARAGDLWRGLGNVHGLVRALRARAWAAARTDGGLDGARELMGAAVRECESAIAEASLGSGSPEDSDARHRLVAELGHTYRQFGDLVARSVAEDAEDGSIRAAFESALAQITEAVTVFASLGPEALHSRTGAELAAGWLEADLGRPASAAARARAVLAAYEGYEEAAGPDETVQARRAEANQLLRLREE, from the coding sequence ATGAGCCAGGCCATGGACTTCGACACGCTGCGCCAGGCGATGGCGGACAACTACGAGCAGCCGGAGGGGCCCGCCCGCAACGCGCGCGCGGAGCAGCTGCTCGTCGAGGCCGAGAAGCTGAACATCCCGCTCGCCGTCATCGAAGCGCTCGGACACCAGCTGAAGGTCTACAACTACAGCTCCGAGAAGGACAAGATGTTCGTCCCCTTCGCGCGTCTGCTGCGCATGTGGGACGAGCGCCCCGAGGACTTCGACGAGTACGAGATCCATTCGCTGCACTGGGTCTTCAAGTGGATGTCCGCCGGCATGCTCGACCAGCCGCACATTCCGCTCGCCTCCATAGAGAAGTGGCTCGGCGAGATGGAGCACCGCTACCGGCTGGCCGGGCACTCCGAACGGGCCGTGCGCGGCGCCGAGTTCAGCGTCGCCGCCCACCTGGGCGACCTGGAGCGCGCCGAGCGGGCGTACACCGCCTGGCTGGCCGCCGACCGGGACACCATGGCCGACTGCCACGCCTGCGAGCTGCACAGCCAGGGATGGTGGCGGGCGGTGCGCGGCGCGGACGCCGAGGCGCTGGAGCTGTGGGGACCGGTCCTGGAGGGCGAGTACACCTGCGCCCACGAGCCGCACACCGTCCTCGCCTCCTCCCTGCTGCCCCTGCTGCGCCTGGGGCGCGTGGACGAGGCGCGCGCCCATCACCTGCGGGGCTTCCGGCTGGTGCGCCCCATGGAGAGCATGCGCGGCGCGTACGCGGACCACGTGGAGTTCTGCGCGCTCTCCGGCAACGAGGCGCGCGCCCTGGAGCTGCTCGCCGAGCGGCCCTCCTACTTCACGGACTCCGGGGACCCGCGCAGCAAGCTGGACTTCATGGCCGTCACGGCGCTGCTCATGGACCGGCTGACCGGGCTCGGACTCGGCGACCAGGCGGTGCCCGGTCCCGCCGGGCGCGCGTGGACGTCGGGGGAGCTCGCCGTCCACGCGCGCGGGGAGGCGCTTTCGCTGGCCGCGCGTTTCGACGCGCGCAACGGCACGTCGTACGTCAGCGAGCGCGCCCGCGCGCGCATGGATCAGCCGGCGCTCGTGGACCGGCTCCCGCTGGGCGTGCGCTCCACACGCCCGGCGCGCGCCGGGCAGCGCCCTACGGCGCCCGTGCCTCTGCCGCGCTCCGTCACGGAAGCCGCCGCGGTGGCCTCCAGCGAGCCCGACCTGTCCGCGCTGCTCACCGAGGCCCGGCGGCTCTCGGCCCTGCGCAGTCCGGAGGCCGTAGCGGCGTGGGCTGCGGTCTCGCGCGCCGCCGAGGGCCATGAGCTGGATCTCCGTGACCGCGCGGAGATCGCCGACCACGCGGCGATGGAGCGCGGCCCGGAGGGCATCGAGCTCTTCCACCGCGCGGCCGAGCTGTACGCCGAGGCGGGCGACCCCGGCGAGGCACTGGCGGCCCGCTCCCGCGCCGCGTACATCCACTCCCTCAGCGGCGCGACGGAGGAGGCCCTGACGGCCGCCTCGGAGCTGTACGAGAAGGTGCTCGCCCTCTTCGAGGAAGGCGGGACGGGGGTGTCCCAGACGGCGTCCGTGCTGGTGGGGCGGGCGCGGATCTTGATGCACCGGGTGGATGAGGCGGAGGAAGGCGCCGGTGCCGCGGCGGCGGGCTCCGCGGAGGCCGGGGGCGATGTCGTGGCCGCCGCCGAGGAGGCCTCGCGGGAGTTGCTGGCGCTTGCCGAGCCGCATGTGGCGGACGTCCCGTTGGCCTCGCGGGCGGCGGAGGCGCAGGCGATGCTCGGGGAGCTCGCGGCGCGTTCCGGGGACGCCGAGGAGGCCACGGATCGGCTCTCGCTGGCCGTGGAGACGTTCGTGGCGGCCGGACTGCCGTGGTTCGCCGTCGAGTACGACTCCCGGCTCGCCGGGATCGCCCTGCGCCTCGGCGACACGGACAGGGCGGAACGGGCGGCGCGCGCGGCGCTGGACCACTCAGGGGCGTACCTGGAACCCATGGGCCAGGCCCAGTTGCACCTGCAGCTCGCCGAAATCCTCGGCACCAGTGGGCAGTTGCGGACCGCTTCGGAGCACGCCCTGGAGGCCGCGCACTGGGCCGACGAGGCGGGCCAGGCCGGCACGCTCGGCGCCTGGGCCCGGCACCAGCTCGGCGGTTTCCTGCTCCGTCAGGGGCGGTGGGCGGAGGCCGCCGAGGTGCTGGAGTCGGCACTGCCCGATCTGACCGCCGACATGCACGGTGACGGTGCGATCGTGCAGACGCGGTGGTGGCTCGGCGACTGTCTCACCGAGCTCGGTGAGCACCGCGAGGCCGCCGAACACTGGCTGCGGGCCGCCGACATCGCCCAGCACTGGCCCGAGCAGCGCGACCACGCGATGCTCGCGCATCTCGCCGCCGAGGCCCTCGGGCACGCCGGACTGACCGCCCAGGCCGACCAGGCGTACGCCCGTGCCGGCGATCTCTGGCGTGGCCTCGGCAACGTCCATGGGCTGGTCCGAGCGCTGCGAGCGCGGGCGTGGGCGGCGGCTCGTACGGACGGGGGGCTCGACGGGGCGCGGGAGTTGATGGGGGCGGCGGTGCGGGAGTGCGAGTCGGCGATCGCGGAGGCGTCCCTCGGCTCGGGCTCGCCGGAGGACTCCGACGCGCGTCATCGCCTCGTCGCCGAACTCGGCCACACCTATCGCCAGTTCGGGGATCTCGTGGCCCGCTCTGTCGCCGAGGACGCGGAGGACGGCTCGATCCGGGCGGCGTTCGAATCGGCGCTGGCCCAGATCACCGAGGCGGTCACGGTGTTCGCCTCCCTCGGGCCGGAGGCGCTGCACTCCAGGACCGGTGCGGAGCTGGCGGCGGGGTGGCTGGAGGCCGACCTGGGGCGTCCTGCCTCGGCGGCGGCGCGGGCCCGAGCGGTTCTGGCGGCGTACGAGGGCTACGAGGAGGCCGCCGGGCCGGACGAGACGGTGCAGGCCCGGCGGGCCGAGGCGAACCAGTTGCTGAGGCTCCGGGAGGAGTGA
- a CDS encoding DAK2 domain-containing protein, translated as MPQVPQTLDALAVRTWCGLALEALGRAREEIDAINVYPVADGDTGTNLYLTVESAAAAVEAVFAGYETTATAGYETAAAAGQVNAATADHFGTAIAATEGRDNASTEAGRPTLADAVRAMAHGALIGARGNSGTILAQLLRGMAQVLADGSEAAHTDGQGLRLALRHAADSARQAVAHPVEGTVLTVASAAADAATGAEGDCGTVARAAYEGARAALAATPGQLAVLERAGVVDAGGRGLVAVLAALVETFTGEAPGVLSAPVEVHARVEKTMSMSDVIGAGIGGVHADVCVEGPPEQDGPAFEVIYLLEAEDAAVARLRHRLDSLGDSLVVVGGDGLWNVHVHADDAGAAVEAGVEAGRPYRIRITHFGLGDVHTGGAAGRPPRERAQRAVVAVVPGEGLAGLYTEAGATTVLARPGEPPASGELVEAVRRAHAREVVLLPNDAELRHTAAAAAEQARTEGVRVALIPTRSAVQGIAALAVHEPERRFDEDVVAMTSAAGATRYAEVALAERQSWTMAGICQAGDVLGLIDGDVAVIGSDITLTAETVLDRMLSAGGEMVTLVLGDEAPDGIAERLEARVRESWLAVDTMVYRGGRQGALLLIGVE; from the coding sequence GTGCCGCAGGTGCCGCAGACATTGGATGCTCTCGCGGTGCGCACCTGGTGCGGACTGGCGCTGGAGGCGCTGGGACGGGCGCGCGAAGAGATCGACGCGATCAATGTCTACCCGGTGGCCGACGGAGACACCGGGACGAATCTGTATCTGACGGTGGAGTCGGCCGCCGCAGCGGTCGAGGCCGTTTTCGCGGGCTACGAGACGACCGCCACGGCGGGCTACGAGACCGCGGCCGCCGCCGGTCAGGTGAACGCGGCGACCGCGGACCACTTCGGTACGGCCATCGCGGCCACTGAGGGGCGGGACAACGCGTCCACGGAGGCAGGCCGGCCCACCCTCGCCGACGCGGTGCGGGCGATGGCGCACGGGGCGCTGATCGGGGCCCGCGGCAACTCCGGGACCATCCTCGCGCAGCTGCTGCGCGGCATGGCGCAGGTGCTGGCCGACGGCAGTGAGGCGGCTCACACCGATGGTCAGGGCCTGCGGCTCGCTCTGAGGCATGCCGCGGACTCCGCGCGCCAGGCCGTGGCCCACCCCGTCGAGGGCACGGTCCTCACGGTCGCCTCGGCCGCCGCCGACGCGGCCACCGGCGCCGAGGGCGACTGCGGCACGGTCGCGCGCGCGGCGTACGAGGGGGCACGAGCGGCCCTCGCGGCGACCCCCGGCCAGCTGGCCGTCCTGGAGCGCGCCGGTGTGGTCGACGCGGGCGGACGGGGACTGGTGGCCGTGCTGGCCGCGCTGGTGGAGACGTTCACGGGGGAGGCGCCCGGGGTGCTCTCGGCCCCCGTGGAGGTCCACGCGCGCGTGGAGAAGACCATGAGCATGAGCGACGTCATCGGCGCGGGCATCGGCGGAGTCCACGCCGACGTGTGCGTGGAAGGGCCGCCGGAGCAGGACGGCCCCGCCTTCGAGGTCATCTACCTCCTGGAAGCGGAGGACGCGGCCGTGGCCCGGTTGCGGCACCGGCTCGACAGCCTGGGGGACTCGCTCGTCGTGGTCGGCGGGGACGGGCTGTGGAACGTCCATGTGCACGCGGACGACGCGGGCGCCGCCGTGGAGGCGGGCGTGGAGGCCGGGCGGCCGTACCGGATCAGGATCACGCACTTCGGGCTCGGGGACGTACACACCGGCGGCGCGGCCGGGCGTCCGCCCCGGGAGCGGGCGCAGCGCGCCGTCGTGGCCGTGGTGCCCGGCGAGGGCCTGGCCGGGCTGTACACGGAGGCCGGGGCGACCACCGTGCTCGCGCGGCCCGGGGAGCCGCCCGCCAGCGGGGAGCTCGTCGAGGCCGTACGGCGGGCCCACGCGCGCGAGGTGGTGCTCCTGCCCAACGACGCCGAACTGCGCCACACCGCCGCCGCCGCTGCCGAGCAGGCCCGTACGGAGGGCGTGCGGGTCGCGCTGATCCCGACCCGGTCCGCCGTGCAGGGCATCGCCGCGCTCGCCGTCCACGAGCCGGAGCGCCGCTTCGACGAGGACGTCGTCGCCATGACGTCCGCGGCCGGCGCCACCCGCTACGCCGAGGTCGCCCTCGCCGAGCGGCAGTCCTGGACCATGGCCGGCATCTGCCAGGCCGGCGACGTCCTCGGCCTCATCGACGGCGATGTCGCCGTGATCGGCTCCGACATCACCCTCACCGCCGAAACCGTCCTCGACCGCATGCTCTCCGCCGGCGGCGAAATGGTCACCCTCGTCCTCGGCGACGAGGCCCCCGACGGCATCGCCGAACGCCTGGAAGCCCGGGTACGGGAGTCCTGGCTCGCCGTCGACACCATGGTCTACCGGGGTGGCCGCCAGGGCGCGCTGCTGCTGATCGGCGTGGAGTAG
- the rpmB gene encoding 50S ribosomal protein L28 produces the protein MAANCDVCGKGPGFGNNISHSHRRTPRRWNPNIQRVRTVVSGTPKRVNACTSCIKAGKVTR, from the coding sequence GTGGCTGCCAACTGCGACGTCTGCGGCAAGGGGCCGGGCTTCGGCAACAACATCTCGCACTCGCACCGCCGTACGCCCCGTCGCTGGAACCCCAACATCCAGCGCGTTCGTACCGTGGTGAGCGGGACGCCGAAGCGCGTGAACGCTTGCACCTCGTGCATCAAGGCCGGCAAGGTCACGCGCTGA
- the thiD gene encoding bifunctional hydroxymethylpyrimidine kinase/phosphomethylpyrimidine kinase, whose amino-acid sequence MSTPPTVLTVAGSDSGGGAGIQADLKTMLALGVHGMSVITAVTAQNSLGVQGAWELPVDAVRAQYRSVVDDIGVQAVKTGMLASAELVEAVAELIGGTDAPAVVDPVGISKHGDALLAASALDSVRTKLLPVATVATPNLDEVAQLTGVRVDAEDDLRRAAAAVLSYGPRWVLIKGGHLPGDAVDLLTDGSEEHWLRAPRHDNRHTHGTGCTLASAIASGLAKGQSVPEAVAAAKEYVTGAIAAGFALGGGIGPVDHGWRFRAGA is encoded by the coding sequence GTGAGTACGCCGCCCACGGTTCTGACGGTCGCGGGCTCCGACTCCGGTGGCGGAGCCGGGATCCAGGCCGACCTGAAGACGATGCTCGCGCTCGGTGTGCACGGCATGAGCGTGATCACCGCCGTCACCGCACAGAACTCCCTGGGCGTCCAAGGCGCTTGGGAACTGCCGGTGGACGCGGTGCGCGCCCAGTACCGCAGCGTCGTCGACGACATCGGCGTCCAGGCCGTGAAGACCGGCATGCTGGCCTCGGCGGAACTCGTCGAGGCGGTCGCCGAGTTGATCGGGGGTACGGACGCCCCGGCCGTCGTCGACCCGGTCGGCATCTCCAAGCACGGGGACGCGCTGCTCGCCGCGTCCGCGCTGGACTCCGTACGGACGAAACTGCTGCCGGTGGCGACCGTGGCGACACCCAACCTCGACGAGGTGGCCCAACTCACAGGTGTACGCGTCGATGCGGAGGACGACCTCAGGCGGGCCGCGGCGGCCGTGCTGTCGTACGGGCCGAGGTGGGTGCTGATCAAGGGCGGTCATCTGCCCGGTGACGCTGTAGACCTGCTCACGGACGGCTCCGAGGAGCACTGGCTGCGGGCCCCGCGCCACGACAACCGGCACACGCACGGCACGGGCTGCACCCTGGCGTCGGCGATCGCTTCCGGGCTGGCGAAGGGGCAGTCCGTGCCGGAGGCGGTGGCGGCGGCCAAGGAGTACGTCACCGGGGCGATCGCGGCCGGGTTCGCGCTGGGGGGCGGGATCGGTCCGGTGGACCATGGCTGGCGGTTCAGGGCGGGCGCGTAA
- a CDS encoding thiamine-phosphate kinase yields the protein MKGTVGELGEFGLIRELTSRLTTTPAVRVGPGDDAAVVAAPDRRVVASTDILLEGRHFRRDWSTAYDVGRKAAAQNLADIAAMGAVPTALLLGLVVPAELPATWPSELMDGLRDECQVAGAAVVGGDVVRGDTIMVSITALGDLRNHEPVTRGGAQPGDVVAVTGWLGWSAAGYAVLSRGFRSPRAFVEAHRRPEPPYHAGPAAAGLGATSMTDVSDGLIADLGHIAEASKVRIDVRSGDIDIPSQMNDIGQAVGVDPIQWVLSGGEDHAIVATFPPDVKLPARWKVIGEVLNPSALPQVTVDGAPWTSKGGWDHFGDIES from the coding sequence ATGAAGGGCACCGTGGGCGAGTTGGGGGAGTTCGGGCTCATCCGAGAGCTCACCTCACGTCTCACCACCACGCCGGCCGTCCGGGTCGGCCCCGGCGACGACGCCGCGGTGGTGGCCGCGCCGGACCGAAGGGTCGTGGCGAGCACCGACATCCTCCTGGAGGGACGGCACTTCCGCCGCGACTGGTCCACCGCGTACGACGTCGGACGCAAGGCGGCCGCGCAGAACCTCGCGGACATCGCCGCCATGGGCGCCGTACCGACCGCGCTGCTGCTCGGCCTGGTCGTGCCGGCCGAACTCCCGGCCACCTGGCCGTCCGAGCTGATGGACGGGCTGCGTGACGAATGCCAGGTCGCGGGCGCGGCCGTGGTCGGCGGCGATGTCGTACGCGGCGACACCATCATGGTCTCGATCACCGCGCTCGGCGATCTGCGCAACCACGAGCCGGTCACCCGGGGCGGCGCCCAGCCCGGTGACGTCGTCGCCGTGACGGGCTGGCTGGGCTGGTCGGCGGCCGGGTATGCGGTCCTCTCGCGGGGCTTCCGCTCGCCGCGCGCCTTCGTCGAGGCCCACCGGCGGCCCGAACCGCCGTACCACGCGGGTCCGGCGGCCGCCGGGCTCGGCGCGACCTCGATGACGGACGTCAGCGACGGGCTGATCGCCGACCTCGGGCACATCGCCGAGGCGAGCAAGGTGCGCATCGACGTCCGCTCCGGAGACATCGACATCCCCTCTCAGATGAACGACATCGGACAGGCCGTCGGCGTCGACCCGATCCAGTGGGTGCTCAGCGGCGGCGAGGACCACGCGATCGTGGCGACCTTCCCGCCGGACGTGAAGCTGCCCGCCCGCTGGAAGGTGATCGGCGAGGTGCTCAACCCGTCGGCGCTGCCCCAGGTCACGGTGGACGGGGCGCCCTGGACGAGCAAGGGCGGCTGGGACCACTTCGGGGACATCGAGTCGTGA
- a CDS encoding Lrp/AsnC family transcriptional regulator has translation MVQAYILIQTEVGKASTVAETISKIPGVIQAEDVTGPYDVIVRAQADTVDELGRMVVAKVQQVDGITRTLTCPVVHL, from the coding sequence GTGGTACAGGCGTACATCCTGATCCAGACGGAGGTCGGCAAGGCGTCGACCGTCGCCGAAACGATCAGCAAGATCCCGGGGGTGATCCAGGCCGAGGACGTGACAGGACCGTACGACGTGATCGTGCGAGCCCAGGCCGATACGGTCGATGAACTCGGCCGCATGGTGGTCGCGAAGGTCCAGCAAGTGGACGGCATCACCCGCACCCTGACCTGCCCGGTCGTGCACCTCTAG
- a CDS encoding DUF3515 domain-containing protein, with protein MNFFRHRHPVLLGLPAVALLITIAGCSSADDNASVSVPSPNAKVTKLCQNLDKVLPRKVDGLSREDPEPRSALTAGWGSPAIILRCGVERPPKMIDPKVALGNDPKAAGGNVNGVDWLMETQDDGSTRLTTANRSAYVQVTVPKGTDNSGVLVDLAASIKKAIPKGIAN; from the coding sequence GTGAACTTCTTCCGTCACCGGCACCCCGTTCTGCTCGGGCTGCCCGCCGTCGCACTGCTGATCACGATTGCGGGCTGCTCCTCAGCAGACGACAACGCCTCGGTCTCGGTTCCGAGCCCGAACGCGAAGGTCACCAAGCTGTGCCAGAACCTGGACAAGGTGCTGCCGCGGAAGGTCGACGGTCTGAGCCGCGAGGACCCCGAGCCCCGGTCCGCGCTGACCGCGGGCTGGGGAAGCCCGGCGATCATACTGCGCTGCGGTGTCGAACGACCCCCGAAGATGATTGACCCCAAGGTGGCCCTCGGCAACGACCCCAAGGCGGCCGGCGGCAACGTGAACGGCGTCGACTGGCTGATGGAGACGCAGGACGACGGGTCGACCCGCCTCACCACCGCGAACCGCAGCGCGTATGTCCAGGTCACGGTACCGAAGGGCACTGACAACTCCGGCGTGCTCGTCGACCTGGCCGCCTCCATCAAGAAGGCGATCCCCAAGGGGATCGCCAACTGA
- a CDS encoding D-alanine--D-alanine ligase family protein has protein sequence MSTENLPQSPEQPPRKPRVALVFGGRSSEHGISVVTAGAVLSAIDRTKYDVLPIGITQDGRWALTADAPERMAIIDRQQPSVEQLAESSEGGVVLPVDPANREVVYSEPGSVPKALGEVDVVFPMLHGPYGEDGTLQGLLELSGVPYVGSGVLASAVGQDKDYMKRVFTSFGLKVGPYVVIRPREWQQDESAARKKIIDFAGEHGWPLFVKPARAGSSFGITKVDDLSGLDEAIAEAQRHDPKIIVEALLRGREIECGVLEFEDGPRASVPAEIPPVQSHAFYDFEAKYIDSADGIVPAPLTPEQTAEVRRLAVEAFEAASCEGLVRADFFLTEDGEFVINEINTMPGFTPISMYPRMWQETGVSYPELVDRLVQAALRRSTGLR, from the coding sequence ATGAGCACCGAGAACCTCCCCCAGAGCCCCGAGCAGCCGCCTCGCAAGCCGCGTGTGGCCCTCGTCTTCGGCGGCCGCAGCTCCGAACACGGGATCTCCGTGGTCACGGCCGGCGCCGTGCTGAGCGCCATCGACCGGACCAAGTACGACGTCCTGCCGATCGGTATCACCCAGGACGGCCGTTGGGCGCTCACCGCCGACGCGCCGGAACGGATGGCCATCATCGACCGGCAGCAGCCGAGCGTCGAGCAGCTCGCCGAGTCGAGCGAGGGCGGCGTGGTGCTTCCCGTCGACCCCGCCAACCGCGAAGTCGTCTACAGCGAGCCGGGTTCCGTGCCCAAGGCCCTCGGCGAGGTGGACGTCGTCTTCCCCATGCTGCACGGCCCGTACGGCGAGGACGGCACCCTCCAGGGCCTCCTGGAGCTCTCCGGAGTCCCCTACGTCGGCTCGGGCGTGCTCGCCTCGGCCGTCGGCCAGGACAAGGACTACATGAAGCGGGTGTTCACCTCGTTCGGCCTGAAGGTGGGCCCGTACGTGGTGATCCGGCCGCGCGAGTGGCAGCAGGACGAGTCCGCCGCCCGCAAGAAGATCATCGACTTCGCGGGCGAGCACGGCTGGCCGCTGTTCGTGAAGCCCGCGCGCGCGGGGTCCTCGTTCGGCATCACCAAGGTCGACGACCTCTCGGGCCTCGACGAGGCGATCGCGGAGGCCCAGCGCCACGACCCGAAGATCATCGTGGAGGCGCTGCTGCGCGGCCGCGAGATCGAGTGCGGGGTCCTGGAGTTCGAGGACGGCCCGCGCGCCTCCGTCCCCGCGGAGATCCCGCCCGTGCAGTCCCACGCCTTCTACGACTTCGAGGCCAAGTACATCGACTCGGCCGACGGGATCGTGCCCGCGCCGCTCACGCCGGAGCAGACCGCCGAGGTGCGGCGACTGGCCGTCGAAGCCTTCGAGGCGGCCTCGTGCGAGGGCCTCGTCCGCGCGGACTTCTTCCTCACCGAGGACGGCGAGTTCGTGATCAACGAGATCAACACGATGCCGGGCTTCACGCCGATCTCCATGTACCCGCGGATGTGGCAGGAGACCGGCGTCAGCTACCCGGAGCTGGTGGACCGCCTGGTGCAGGCGGCGCTGCGGCGCTCGACGGGGCTGCGCTGA